The proteins below come from a single Kosakonia sp. SMBL-WEM22 genomic window:
- the bglX gene encoding beta-glucosidase BglX encodes MKWLCSVGVAVSLALQPALAEEMIANHPLTPQARDAFVTDLLKKMTVDEKIGQLRLISVGPDNPKEAIREMIKASQVGAIFNTVTRQDIRAMQDQAMQLSRLKIPLFFAYDVVHGQRTVFPISLGLASSFNLDAVKTVGRVSAYEAADDGLNMTWAPMVDVSRDPRWGRGSEGFGEDTFLTAEMGRTMVEAMQGKSPADRYSVMTSVKHFAAYGAVEGGKEYNTVDMSPQRLFNDYMPPYKAALDAGSGGVMVALNSLNGTPASSDSWLLKDLLRDEWGFKGITISDHGAIKELIKHGTAADPEDAVRVALKSGINMSMSDEYYSKYLPGLIKSGKVTMAELDDATRHVLNVKYDMGLFNDPYSHLGPKESDPQDTNAESRLHRKEAREVARESMVLLKNRLETLPLKKSGTVAVIGPLADSKRDSMGSWSAAGVADQSVTVLTGIRDALKDKGQVIYAKGANITNDKGIVDFLNLYEPAVVVDPRSPQTMIDEAVAAAKKSDVVVAVVGEAQGMAHEASSRTDITIPQSQRDLITALKATGKPLVLVLMNGRPLALVKEDQQADAILETWFAGTEGGNAIADVLFGDYNPSGKLPMSFPRSVGQIPVYYSHLNTGRPYNADNPNKYTSRYFDEANGPLYPFGYGLSYTTFNVSDVKMSAPTLSRGGSVDASVEVTNTGKREGATVIQMYVQDVTASMSRPVKQLRGFKKVNLKPGETQTVSFPIDVDALKFWNQRMKYDAEPGKFNVFIGVDSARVNQGEFELK; translated from the coding sequence ATGAAATGGCTATGTTCTGTAGGTGTCGCTGTGAGCCTTGCGCTGCAACCCGCGCTGGCCGAAGAGATGATTGCTAACCATCCTTTGACGCCGCAAGCCAGGGACGCCTTTGTCACTGACCTGCTTAAAAAGATGACCGTGGATGAGAAAATAGGCCAGCTGCGCCTGATAAGCGTCGGGCCGGATAACCCGAAAGAGGCGATCCGCGAGATGATTAAGGCAAGCCAGGTCGGGGCTATTTTCAACACCGTCACCCGCCAGGACATTCGTGCCATGCAGGATCAGGCGATGCAGCTTAGCCGCCTGAAAATTCCTCTCTTCTTTGCCTACGATGTGGTGCACGGGCAGCGCACCGTTTTCCCTATCAGCCTTGGACTTGCCTCCAGCTTTAACCTCGACGCGGTGAAAACCGTCGGGCGCGTCTCTGCCTATGAAGCTGCCGATGATGGCCTGAATATGACCTGGGCACCGATGGTCGACGTCTCGCGCGATCCGCGCTGGGGCCGTGGCTCGGAAGGCTTCGGGGAAGATACCTTTTTGACCGCTGAAATGGGCCGCACCATGGTCGAAGCGATGCAGGGCAAAAGCCCGGCGGATCGCTACTCGGTGATGACCAGCGTCAAACACTTCGCCGCTTATGGCGCAGTGGAGGGGGGTAAAGAGTACAACACCGTCGACATGAGCCCGCAGCGCCTGTTCAACGACTATATGCCGCCCTACAAAGCCGCACTCGACGCCGGCAGTGGCGGGGTGATGGTGGCGCTTAACTCGTTGAACGGCACGCCCGCTTCATCAGATTCCTGGCTGCTTAAAGATCTGCTGCGCGATGAGTGGGGCTTTAAGGGCATCACCATTTCCGATCACGGCGCCATTAAGGAGCTGATCAAACACGGCACCGCCGCCGATCCGGAAGATGCCGTGCGCGTGGCGCTGAAGTCCGGCATCAACATGAGCATGAGCGACGAGTACTACAGCAAATACCTGCCGGGGCTGATCAAGTCCGGCAAAGTGACGATGGCGGAGCTGGATGATGCCACGCGCCATGTGCTGAACGTCAAATATGATATGGGGCTGTTTAACGATCCCTACAGCCACTTAGGGCCGAAAGAGAGCGACCCGCAGGACACCAACGCTGAAAGCCGCCTGCACCGTAAAGAGGCGCGGGAAGTGGCGCGCGAAAGTATGGTGCTGCTGAAAAACCGTCTCGAAACATTGCCGCTGAAAAAATCGGGCACCGTGGCGGTAATTGGGCCGCTGGCGGACAGCAAGCGCGACTCCATGGGTAGCTGGTCTGCCGCCGGGGTGGCCGATCAGTCGGTCACCGTGCTGACCGGTATTCGCGACGCGCTGAAGGACAAAGGCCAGGTGATCTACGCCAAAGGGGCGAATATCACCAACGATAAAGGCATCGTTGATTTCCTTAATCTCTACGAACCGGCAGTGGTAGTCGATCCCCGCTCTCCGCAGACGATGATCGATGAAGCAGTGGCCGCAGCGAAAAAATCTGACGTCGTAGTGGCCGTCGTGGGTGAAGCGCAGGGGATGGCGCACGAAGCCTCCAGCCGCACCGATATCACCATTCCGCAGAGCCAGCGCGATCTGATTACCGCCCTGAAAGCGACCGGCAAGCCGCTGGTGCTGGTGCTGATGAACGGACGTCCGCTGGCGCTGGTGAAAGAGGATCAGCAGGCTGACGCCATCCTTGAGACCTGGTTTGCCGGTACCGAAGGCGGCAATGCCATCGCCGATGTACTGTTTGGCGACTACAACCCCTCAGGCAAGCTGCCGATGTCCTTCCCGCGCTCCGTGGGGCAGATCCCGGTCTACTACAGCCACCTGAACACCGGCCGCCCTTATAACGCCGATAACCCGAACAAATACACCTCTCGCTACTTTGATGAAGCCAACGGCCCGCTCTATCCCTTTGGCTATGGTCTGAGTTACACCACCTTTAACGTGTCGGATGTGAAGATGTCTGCGCCGACCCTGTCCCGCGGTGGCAGCGTGGATGCAAGCGTTGAGGTGACCAACACCGGCAAGCGCGAAGGGGCAACGGTGATCCAGATGTATGTGCAGGATGTTACCGCTTCGATGAGCCGCCCGGTGAAACAGCTGCGCGGCTTTAAGAAGGTCAACCTGAAACCGGGCGAGACGCAGACCGTCAGCTTCCCGATCGATGTCGACGCGCTTAAGTTCTGGAACCAGCGCATGAAGTACGACGCCGAGCCGGGCAAGTTCAACGTCTTCATCGGTGTCGACTCCGCCCGCGTCAACCAGGGCGAATTTGAATTAAAGTAA